A DNA window from Gillisia sp. Hel1_33_143 contains the following coding sequences:
- the carA gene encoding glutamine-hydrolyzing carbamoyl-phosphate synthase small subunit — MKYQSRKKAIILLADGTIFHGKSVGDKDGSAVGEVCFNTGMTGYQEIFTDPSYFGQLMVTTNAHIGNYGTIREENESDKAKISGLICKNFSYNYSRPRAEASLESFLNDSNLFAISDVDTRALVTYIRENGAMNAIISTDVDNIEGLKAQLEKVPDMNGLELASKVSTKEPYYFGNENATYKIAALDIGIKKNILRNLADRDAYIKVFPYNATYEDLSKWKPDGYFLSNGPGDPKPLSDAIALTKTIIENNHPLFGICLGHQVIAIANDISTYKMHHGHRGINHPVKNLKTGKGEITSQNHGFAVDRKEAEANPEISITHICLNDDTIGGLEMTNKNCFSVQYHPEASPGPHDASYLFDEFIDRIKATK, encoded by the coding sequence ATGAAATACCAATCTAGAAAAAAAGCGATTATCTTATTAGCAGACGGGACCATTTTTCATGGTAAATCTGTAGGAGATAAGGATGGAAGTGCCGTAGGTGAAGTTTGTTTCAATACGGGAATGACCGGTTATCAGGAGATCTTTACAGATCCATCTTATTTTGGGCAATTAATGGTGACAACCAATGCTCATATTGGTAATTATGGTACTATAAGGGAAGAAAATGAATCTGATAAAGCAAAAATATCAGGTTTGATCTGTAAGAATTTTAGTTACAACTATTCAAGACCTAGGGCAGAAGCTTCTTTAGAATCATTTTTAAACGATAGTAATCTATTTGCAATTTCGGATGTTGATACCAGAGCATTGGTTACTTATATCCGTGAGAATGGAGCTATGAATGCAATTATTTCTACAGACGTAGACAACATAGAGGGGCTTAAGGCTCAACTGGAAAAAGTTCCAGATATGAATGGTCTCGAATTAGCTTCTAAAGTTTCTACGAAGGAGCCCTATTATTTTGGTAATGAAAATGCCACCTATAAAATAGCAGCGCTAGATATAGGTATCAAAAAGAATATTTTAAGAAATCTTGCTGATAGAGATGCATATATAAAGGTGTTCCCATATAATGCTACTTATGAAGATTTAAGCAAATGGAAACCAGATGGTTACTTTCTGTCTAATGGCCCGGGAGATCCTAAACCATTATCAGATGCTATAGCTCTTACCAAAACTATTATAGAGAATAATCACCCTTTATTTGGAATATGTCTTGGTCATCAGGTCATTGCAATTGCCAATGATATATCAACATATAAAATGCACCATGGGCATAGAGGTATTAATCATCCTGTAAAAAATCTTAAAACCGGGAAAGGGGAAATCACATCTCAAAATCATGGTTTTGCAGTAGACAGAAAAGAGGCTGAAGCAAATCCCGAAATTAGCATCACTCATATTTGTTTAAATGACGATACTATTGGAGGATTAGAAATGACCAATAAAAATTGTTTTTCTGTACAATATCACCCCGAGGCGAGCCCTGGGCCGCACGATGCCAGTTATCTTTTTGACGAATTTATAGACAGAATTAAAGCGACAAAATAA